One segment of Candidatus Binatia bacterium DNA contains the following:
- a CDS encoding primary-amine oxidase, translated as MTITKDAAPAAHPLDPATTEELAHAVAILRASQKLGERAFFSFGHRYEPSRRELDQHRSGTALERIIQLVGHDRDRGQSFDARISLTLDSIASFEWINEGQAPLGADDVAVLYGILFQNEQWLAALAKRGIEDLSLVHIEPWIAGIHPPEMPAGRVLRALAFLHQHPDDNHYARPVEGLVGLVDVDSGNAVILDHGVHPVPTESANYAADQVEEVRQDLKPLEITQPEGPSFTVDGHTICWQKWRVRISTHPVDGLVLHDLRYRDGDVDRTILHRAALSDMVVPYGDPSPMHFWKHAFDAGETALGQNANSLKLGCDCLGEIQYFDATFLGADGTPYTCENAICLHEEDFGILWKHANVFRPDMKPEVRRSRRLVISMIHTIGNYEYGFYWYFYLDGNIELEVKLTGIVGVSVLGTETDPESSPQIAPSLSSPIHQHLFCFRLDFHLDGPTNSVAETNIEPTEDDNHPYGSGFRARTRPLRTEHEAMRVIDPARSRSWQILNPNKENGLGKPVAYKLLPKATPTLLVPEGSPAGRRGGFARHNLWVTPYREDEAYAGAGPFTNLHPGGAGLPAHVADNRSIENTELVVWHSFGVTHVPRPEDWPVMPVEYAGFMLMPSGFFDQSPALDVAPSSTCHTKSGKGSA; from the coding sequence ATGACAATCACCAAAGACGCTGCGCCCGCAGCCCATCCCCTCGACCCCGCCACCACCGAGGAACTCGCCCATGCCGTGGCGATCCTGCGCGCGAGTCAGAAATTGGGCGAACGAGCCTTTTTTTCGTTCGGCCATCGATACGAGCCATCACGCAGAGAGCTGGACCAGCATCGATCCGGGACTGCTTTGGAAAGAATCATTCAGCTCGTCGGGCACGACCGCGATCGAGGACAGAGCTTCGATGCACGCATATCACTGACGCTTGATAGTATCGCGAGCTTCGAGTGGATTAACGAAGGCCAGGCACCCCTGGGCGCGGACGACGTCGCCGTGCTCTACGGCATCCTTTTCCAGAATGAACAATGGCTGGCCGCCTTGGCAAAACGTGGCATCGAAGATCTCTCCCTGGTTCATATCGAACCCTGGATCGCCGGCATTCATCCACCCGAAATGCCTGCGGGGCGTGTCCTGCGTGCGCTGGCTTTCCTGCATCAGCACCCCGATGACAATCACTATGCGCGCCCGGTCGAGGGGCTGGTCGGGTTGGTGGATGTCGACAGCGGCAACGCCGTCATTCTTGACCATGGCGTGCACCCGGTACCAACCGAATCTGCCAACTATGCAGCCGATCAAGTGGAAGAGGTTCGCCAGGATCTCAAGCCACTCGAGATCACCCAACCCGAAGGACCGAGCTTCACAGTCGATGGCCACACGATCTGCTGGCAGAAGTGGCGGGTTCGCATCTCGACCCATCCGGTCGACGGCCTGGTGCTCCACGATCTCCGCTACCGCGATGGGGATGTCGACCGAACGATCCTGCACCGGGCCGCGCTCTCCGACATGGTGGTTCCCTACGGCGACCCCTCGCCGATGCATTTCTGGAAGCACGCCTTTGATGCGGGAGAAACCGCACTGGGCCAAAATGCAAACTCCCTCAAACTCGGTTGTGATTGCCTGGGCGAAATCCAATATTTCGATGCGACGTTTCTGGGCGCGGATGGAACACCCTACACCTGCGAAAATGCCATTTGCCTGCATGAGGAGGACTTCGGGATTCTCTGGAAGCATGCCAATGTCTTCCGGCCCGACATGAAACCGGAGGTGCGCCGCTCACGCCGACTTGTCATCAGCATGATCCATACGATCGGCAACTACGAATACGGTTTCTACTGGTACTTCTATCTCGACGGGAACATCGAATTGGAGGTCAAACTGACCGGGATTGTCGGCGTTTCGGTCCTGGGCACCGAAACCGATCCGGAAAGCTCCCCGCAAATCGCCCCATCCCTCTCCTCCCCCATCCATCAACATCTGTTCTGCTTCCGGCTCGACTTCCATCTGGATGGTCCGACCAACTCGGTAGCGGAAACCAATATCGAGCCGACCGAGGACGACAACCATCCTTACGGCTCGGGCTTTCGCGCCCGCACCCGGCCGCTGCGCACCGAACACGAAGCGATGCGCGTGATTGATCCTGCCCGCAGTCGAAGCTGGCAGATACTGAACCCCAACAAGGAAAATGGTCTCGGCAAACCAGTGGCCTACAAACTTCTGCCGAAGGCCACGCCGACCTTGCTGGTCCCCGAGGGTTCACCTGCCGGGCGCCGCGGCGGCTTTGCCCGACATAATCTCTGGGTGACTCCCTACCGGGAAGATGAGGCCTATGCCGGAGCCGGCCCCTTCACCAACCTTCATCCCGGAGGCGCCGGCCTGCCCGCCCATGTGGCCGACAACCGATCGATCGAGAACACCGAACTCGTGGTCTGGCACAGCTTCGGCGTCACCCATGTGCCACGCCCGGAAGACTGGCCTGTGATGCCGGTAGAGTATGCAGGCTTCATGCTGATGCCCTCAGGGTTCTTTGACCAAAGCCCCGCGCTCGATGTCGCGCCCTCGAGCACCTGCCACACGAAATCCGGGAAAGGATCGGCCTGA